The DNA region TCCTGCGGCGTTCTGGCATAACCGAAGTGGCCGGTCATGCCGAAGTGGAAGACCAGCCATTTTTTCTCCACGCGCGCGAAGAGAAACTTGCCGTGGGTGCGGGTCTCTTCCATGGCGTTGCCCGTGGCGGCGCCGGCCACGGCCTGGACCGTGGTCCCATGCTTCAGGACCGCTTCATCCACATGGGTGTGGGCAATGGGTTTGTGCAGCGCCGTGGACTCCAGATAGTCTGCAAAGGCGTGTACGTCCGGCAGCTCCGGCATGGGGCGGCTCCTGGTTGCTGTGAAGAGTCTGCAGCCAGAATACCCGCGGCGGCGCGAGCTGTGGAGGGGACATCTCGGGGGATGGCGCAGCCGGAACCTACAGCCGCATTACCCGCAGCATGGACCGGGCAGGATGGCCGGAGAGGTCCTGGCTGTATCCAGAATTATAGACAGACACGACGCCGGAACGGCGCGGCTCTTGAGTTTCCTGGTAGAAATTTGCTCATGCGCGAGTAGGGCCGTGCGGCTACTTAGTCCAGTCTTTCTCGTGCCAGTTCCAGGCCGTGCGCACAATATACTCCAGGTCGGAGCGCGAGGGCTGCCAGCCGAGCTCGGCGATTGCGCGGGAGGCATTGCCGCAGAGCTGGGCCGGGTCACCGCTGCGGCGTTCGCCCTGGATAACACGGAAGTCGCGGCCCGTGACTTTGCGTGCTGTCTCAATGACTTCGCGCACGGAATGGCCCTGGCCAAATCCAAGATTGTAGACACTGCTTTCGCCGCCGTTCAGCAGCTTTTCCAGGGCCAGGATGTGGGCGTCGGCCAGGTCCAGCACGTGGATGTAGTCGCGGATGCAGGTGCCGTCCGAGGTTTCGTAGTCGTCGCCGAAGATGGTGATGGCGTCGCGCTTTCCGGCGGCCGCGGCCAGCACCAGGGGAATGAGGTGCGACTCCGGGTCGTGCCGTTCGCCGCACTCCATGTCCGGGTCGGCGCCGGCGGCGTTGAAGTAGCGCAGGGAGACGTAGCGCATGCCGTAGGCGGCGTCGAAGTCGGAGAGGATGCTCTCCACCATCAGCTTGGCGCGGCCGTACGGCGAGATTGGGGCCTGCGGGTGATCCTCCGGAATTGGGATGACGTTGGGGATGCCGTAGGTGGCGCAGGTGGAGGAGAAGATGATGCTGCGCACGCCGGCGCGGCGCATGGCCTGCAGCAGGGTCAGCGTGCCGGCCACGTTGTTCTCGTAGTATTTTTCCGGATCGGTCACGGACTCGCCCACCAGGGAGAACGCTGCGAAGTGCATGACCGCGTCGATGCGCTCGGTTTTGAACAGCAGATCGAGCTGCTCGGCAAAACGCATGTCGGCCAGCACGAACTCTCCCCAGCGGACCAGGTCGCGGTGGCCGGTGGCCAGGTTGTCCAGAACAATGGTGCGATAGCCGCGCCGGGTCAGCTCTTTGTTGATGTGGCTGCCGATGTAGCCGGCGCCGCCGACGACGAGGATGGTGGCCTGTTGGGTCATGTGGAACTCTCGCAGGAACAGGTGGAGTCGGAATGGGCGTCAGACGGCCAATGCCGGGTGGCGTGTCGGGTATAGCACGTTGCGGCGGCTGCGGGCAACGGTGCGGGCAAATGGAGATGCCGCCCGCTCAACACCGTCAGGGCTCCAGGCCGGCCTTGCTGGCGCACTCGGCGCAGAGGCCGTCCAGCCGGATATCGGAGGACATCACCACCAGGCCGCGGCCGCTGGCTAGGCGCTCCAGCACTGCCGGGGCCTCGGTGCAGTCCAGGCACTCCATCTTGCGGCAGCGGGTGCAGTAGAAGTGGCAGTGGTGCGGCTTGCCCCCGCCGGGCAGGCAGTAGCGGAAGGCGCGGTCCGGAGGAGCCGGCGAGGAGAGCCGGCGCACCAGCCCGTGCTCCACGAGCAGGTCCAGAATTCTGTACAACGAGACCTTGTTGATGGACTGCTCGCGCCGCACGAGCTCCAGGATGTCCGGGGCCGCCAGGGGGCGGTCCGCCTCGGACAGAAGTCGGACCACCTGGTGGCGCAGGGGGGTGTCCTCTATGCCAGCCTCCGCGAGCAGATCGTGCGGCGTGAGGTCGGAGATGCTCATGTGTCCTCCGTAGATTGGGCGCCAGAGGGGGAAGTGGACGGGGCGTCGGGCAGCCGCCTGCGGCCATGGATGAGCCAGCCGAGCAGGTGCTGCGCCAGGTAGGCCACCGTGGCCACGGCAATGATGGTGGCGCCGGACGTGGTGTCCCAGATGTAGGAGAGCGCCAGGCCGACAATGCAGAAGGCCAGGGAGTAGCACACGGCGCGGGCCATCATGCCGGCTAGACTGCGGGACCGTCCCTCGGCCAGGTGCGGTGGAATGGTTAGCAGGGCGATGACCAGGATGAGGCCCACCACGCGGATGATCATCACCACGCTGAGCGCCACGAGGCCGATGAGCAGGTAGTGGACGAGCATGATGCGCACGCCGGCGGTGCGGGCGAACTCGCGGTCGAAGGAGAAGGCGATGAGGTCCTTGTACCAGTGGAAGACCGCGAGCAGGATCACCACGTCCATCCCGGCCATGAGCCAGAGCTCCTGCGTGGGCACGGCCAGGATGGAGCCGAAGAGAAAGCTCATGAGGTCCACGTTGTAGCCCGGCGACAGGTCCACCAGCAGGATGCCGAGGGCCATGCCCGCGGCCCACAGCACACCTACCAGCGTGTCCGTGCGATCGCCGCGCTCAAAGGTCAGCGCGCCCATGCCCAGGGAGGCCGCCAGGGTGAAGCCCACGGTGGTGGGGATGACCGGGATGCCCAGCCAGAATGCGATGCCGACCCCGCCGTACGCGGCATGGGCCACGCCCCCGGCCAGGAAGACGATGCGGTTGACCACCACAAGCGTGCCGATGACGCCGCAGGCGATGCTGGCCAGCAGACCGGCGACCAGGGCGTACTGCATGAACTGATGAGACAGCGCCTCGGTCATGATCAGCATCCCTTTCCTGCGGCCGCGTCCGGGCAGCCCGGACCGTGCTGGCGGGGCTCCTCGCTGCCGAAGCAGCTGGCAAGGCCCTTGAGGTAATCGTCCATGGGACAGGGGTGGTGGTGCTCGCCGTAGAGCAGGGCAAGCATCTCCCTGGTGATGGTGTGGCCGGAGCCCATGATGAGCCGGCGGTTCACGGCGGCCACTGCGTCCACACGGGTCGAGGCGGCGACCAGGTCGTGGCTCACCAGCACCACGCTGATGTCGCCGGCCAGGGAAGCCAGCAGCTCGTACAGGCAGAGCTTGCCCTGGGGATCGATGTTGGCCGTGGGCTCGTCGAAGATGAGGATGTGGGGATCGGCCACCAGGGCGCGGGCCACCAGAGCGCGCTGCTTCTGCCCGCCGGAAAGTGTCGCGTAGGGGCGGTCGGCCAGGTCGGCAAGCTGCACCCGCTCCAGGGCGCGCAGGGCCTGAGCCCTGTCCTCTTTCCGTTTGGTGATGGCGGCCAGGCCGCGGCGTGAAAGCCCCATGCAGACCACATCCAGCACGTTTACGGGCAGGCCCACCGGCGCGGCGATGTGCTGCGGCACGTAGCCCATGGGCACCCTCTCGTGCAGGGGATCGCGGCCCATGATGCGCACCGTGCCGCGGGAGGGCTCCAGCAGACCGAGCATGCACTTGATCAGCGTGGTCTTGCCGCCGCCGTTGGGGCCCACCATGACCAGAAAGGAGCCTGTGCGCAGGGTCATGTTGACATCCTGCAGCACGGGCTCGCCGTTATAAGCGAACCAGAGGTTGTTGATTTCAAGAGCTGTCGTCATGGGAGTTCGTAACGGGTTTCACTTTGTTTCAGCAAGCCCGGAGCAAATGTTTATTGGGCCAGCGCCTTCTGGAACACAGTGGCGGCGCGGGTGAGGTTCGCGTCCCAGTCCTCGGCCAGGGGGTCGAGCATCTCCACACGGCCGCCGATCTCCTGCGCGATCACGTTGGCCGAGGTGGCGGAGAACTGCGGCTGGGCAAAGACCACGGCGATGTTCTCTGTCTTGGCCTTGTCGATGATGCGCGCGAGCTGCGCCGGGCCGGGCTCCTTGCCCTCCATTTCTATGGATATCTGCTCCAGATTGTAGTCCTGTGCAAAGTAGCCCCAGGAGGGGTGGAAGACGAGGAAGCGGCGCTTGTCCTGCGGGATGGGGGCCAAAATCGTACGGATGGAGGCGTCCAGGGTGTCGATCTTCTTGAGCAGTGCGTCCAGGTTGGCGCGCAAGGCTGGCTCCTTGTCCGGCAGCACGGCGATCAGGGCGTCGCAGGTGTTGCGGGCAATGGTCTTGGCCAGGGTGGGCGAGAGCCAGACGTGCGGGTCCAGACCGTGCTCGTGGTGATGGCCGTGCTCATGCGCCTCTTCGTGACCATGTTCATGGCCTTCTTCGTGTCCGGCCTCCTCATGGCCATGCTCATGATCTTCTTCGTGGCCGACCTCCTCATGTCCGCCTTCGTGGTGATGGTGGGCTTTCATGGCGCGCTTTTTAATGCCGGCGTCCGTGTGCACTATGGCCAGGTTGGGGCTGGCGTCCTGGAAGCGCGGCAGCCAGACATTCTCGAAGGGCACGCCGATGGCCAGGTAGCAGGACGCGTCGGACAGGGCGGCCATCTGCCTGGGGGAAGGCTCGTAGGTGGCCGGGCTCTGGCCGGGCAGCACCATCACCTGCGTCTCGACCATGTCGCCGGCGATCTTGTCCACAAAGTAACGCTGCGGCACGATGGAAACGAAAACCGTGGGCGTGGCCGCGGCCATGGCCGGCGTTGCGCAGAATAGTATCGTGAGTAAAAGGAGTATTTTTCGGAAAATCATGTTGCTGCCTCCTGGAATCGGATCGAGAGGTTGGGCGCGGCAGATCAGCCGCACGCGTTGGCGCAACCAGGTTGCGTCGATGTATGCAACATAGTTGCATGGAGATGTCAATACACCGTGGACAAATGTCTGGGCCAGGGTGATTCCCCGGGGTATTTGACTTTCTTTGAGGCTCTGGCATAGCCATATAAAAATTGGACGTACTTGGTCATGGAGCTGCTGGTCCTCTGGCCCATCCACATCAAGGTCAGCCGCAACAAAGGAACAAAATGAAAACGTTTGGTACCGGCATGGGAACGCAAAGCCCCGAAGAAGTTCTGCAAGAGTATCTGCGCGAGCGCGGCATGCTGATGACGCCTCAGCGGAAAACGTTGCTGCAGCTTTTCCTGGAAGAACCCAAGCACTTCTCGGCCGAGGAGTTCTACGAGCGCGTCAAGCAGGTGGACGACTCCATCGGACAGGCCACCGTCTACCGTACGCTCAAGCTGTTCACGGAGTCCGGGCTGGCCGAGACCCTGGATTTTGGCGACGGCCGCACCCGATACGAACGCCGCCTGGGCCGGGAGCACCACGATCACCTCATCTGCATCCGCTGCCGCGACTCCATCGAGATCCGCGCGCCGGAAATCGAACGGCTGCAGGAAGAGGTGGCCGGGCGTCACGGCTACGAGCTCACGGACCACGCGCTGTATCTGTACGGCATCTGCCCCAAGTGCCGCGGCAAGGAGTAGCCTGCCCGGCGTCTCGCCAGTTTTTCTGAACGTGACGCGCGCCTCTCTGGAATGTCTGGTCCAACGACCAGTGCATGCGGCCCAGGTGGCGCGAGTTCCTAGATGATTACGGGTTCCCCCCGACAGAAAAGCCGGCCCCGAGGATTGATCCCCGGCGCCGGCTTCTTTTTGTAGAGCGGCTGTTTGAGCAGCGCTTGTGTTCCCACTTGCCTACCCCTTGCGGGCCTCCTCGTGATCGATCATCTGGCGGCCCCGATCCAAGGCGGACTCCTTGGTGTCGCCGGCCATGGGCACGTGCTGCCACTCGTTGCCTTCGCTGTCCAGCAAGGTAAGGGCCCACTGGGAGCACTTCTCGTCCTTGGGCGTCAGCTTGATTGTCTGTCCCTTGTAGCTTTCGGTCACTTCTTCGGCCATGGTCGCCTCCTTGGGGTCTGAAGATGACGTGGTGCAGAGCCCCTGGTCCGGGGTGTGCGGCGGGGGTGGTTTGGGAGCATCATACACGTCCCGGCGGCATATGCACAGACCCGGCAATGCTCGGCCCTGGCCGGCGTACAAGAGCGCCGGGCGGATAACGTAATGGGTCTGCAGCCGGGAGCCGGGCAGAGAAAAAAAGTGCATTTAACATTGCCTAATTAGCGAAGATCGCTTTAGAATAGATTTGATATCCTGTTCACTGAATACTCTGCACGGAGACAACATCGAATGGACAAGAAACGGTTCAACATCTGGTACATACTCCTGGCCGTCTGGGGAGTCCTCATCATACAGTCATTTATTTCCCAGCAGTATGGCCCGCGCAATATCCCGTACAGTGAGTTCCTGGGCGCACTGAACCAGGGCCGGATCAAGGAGGTCGCGGTCCGCGAGAACGTCATGGAAGGGCTGATGCTCGCGCCGGCCGAGGGCGAGGCCGCCAATGCGACCACAGGCGCCAACGCCACCAACGCGACCACGGGCAAAGGCGAGAAACTGGAAGAGGTGCGCTTCCACACCGTGCGCGTGGGGCCGGATGTCTCCAAGCAGCTTGAGGCGCACGGCGTTGTCTTCCGCGGCGAGCTGGAGAACAAGTTTCTGGCGCAGCTCCTGTCGTGGGTGGTGCCCCTTGCGCTCTTCCTGGGGCTGTGGATCTATCTGATGAAGCGCTTCAACCCCGGCGCCGGGATGATGCAGTTCGGCAAGAACAAGGCCAAGGTCTTTGCGGAAAAGGACATCGAGACGCGGTTCAGCGACGTCGCCGGCGCAGACGAGGCCAAGTACGAGCTGCAGGAGATCATCGAATTTCTGAAAGATCCCTCCATATTTACCAATCTCGGCGGTCGCATGCCCAAGGGCGTGCTGCTGGTGGGTCCTCCCGGCACGGGTAAGACGCTGCTCGCCCGCGCCGCGGCCGGCGAGGCCGGCGTGCCGTTTTTCTCCCTCTCGGGCTCCGAGTTCGTGGAGATGTTCGTGGGCATGGGCGCGGCGCGTGTGCGCGACCTCTTTACCCAGGCCAAGGAAAAAGCGCCGTGCATCGTCTTCATCGACGAGCTGGACGCCATCGGCAAGGCCCGCGGCATGGGTGCCATGTCCGGCCATGACGAGCGCGAGCAGACCCTGAACCAGCTGCTGGTGGAGATGGACGGCTTCGACCCGCGCGTCGGCGTCATCATCATGGCCGCCACCAACCGTCCGGAGATTCTGGACCCGGCGCTGCTGCGCGCCGGCCGCTTCGACCGCCACGTGCTGGTGGACAAGCCGGACGTGCTGGGCCGCAAGCAGATTCTGGAGGTCCACGCCCGCAGGGTGCAGCTGGGGGACGACGTGGACTTGCAGAAGATCGCGCAGCAGACACCCGGCTTTTCCGGCGCGGACCTGGCCAACGTGGTAAACGAGGCCGCGCTCCTGGCCGCACGCAAGCACAAAAAGCACGTGATGCAGGAGGACTTCTCCGAGGCCGTGGACCGCATCGTGGGCGGCCTGGAGAAGAAGAACCGACTGATCAACCCCAAGGAAAAGAAGATCGTGGCCTACCACGAGACAGGCCACGCCCTGGTGGCGGCGTTTACCCCCGGTGCCGATCCGGTGGCCAAGATATCCATTATCCCGCGCGGCCTGGCCGCCCTGGGCTACACGCAGCAGCGTCCCACCGAGGACCGCTATCTGATGGCCAAGAGCGAGCTTCTGGCCAAGGTGGACGTGATGCTGGGCGGGCGCGTGGCCGAGCAGCTCATTTTCGGCGACGTGACCACCGGCGCGCACAACGACCTGCAACGCGCCTCGGACACTATCCGCGCCATGCTCACCGAGTACGGCATGGGCGAGACCCTGGGCCTGGCTTCCTTCGAGCGCAGCCGGCCCACGTACCTGGAGCTTCAGCAGGGCGGCGGCCATGAGTACAGCGAGAGCACGGCCGCGCGCATCGACGAAGAGCTCAAGTCCACTCTGGAAGAGCGCAGGAAGCACGTGGCCGCGCTGCTGGAAAAGCACCGGGACCTGCTGGAAAAGGTCGCGGAGAAGCTCCTGGAGCAGGAGGTGGTGGACGAGGAGGAGTTCCTCGCCATCATCAGGCCGAGCCTGGAAGCGGAAGGGGTGGACCCGGACAAGGCCGTACGCGCGCCGACCTCCAGCGAGGACGCCAAGGAGCGCCGTCCGGGCGAGCCTATCGGCGAGGATATGGGATAGACAGAGTACGCAGCGCCATGGCGGATCATCACCGACCGCCATGGCGCTTTTTGTATGATTCCGGCGGCCGACCCGGCTGCAGGCCTGCTTGAACTACCGGCGGCGCACCGCTGCCGTGTCCTGGCCGGGTAACCGGCCACCTTCCCTGGACCATTACAGATACGGCGAGAGTAGCCAGCAGAGTGCGTCCACCAGGCGTCTACGCAGCGGCCGATTCTCCACTTCCTCCAGGGTCACGCGGTGGGCCTCGGCGATAAGCGAGTTGGCGTACGCCTCGATTTCTTGCGTGAACCCGGCGTCGTAGACCTCCAGGTTGAGCTCGAAGTTGAGCCGCAGGCTACGCGCGTCAATGTTGGCCGATCCCACGCAGGCGTACGCCCCGTCCACCATGAACAGCTTGGTGTGGGCAAAGGGCGGCTTCTGCATGTACACTTCCACGCCGTACTCCAGAAGCTCCCACAGCATGTTGCGCATGGCCCGGTGCAGCCACCACTGGTTGTTCTTCTCCGGTATTATCACGCGCACGTCCACGCCGCGCGTATCCGCGATCTTGAGCGCCATGAGCAGGTCGCGCGGCGGCAGGAAGTAGGGCGAGACGATGGTGATCTGCCGGCGTGCGCTGTGCACTGCGGAGACGAGCACGGCGTGCAGCTTGTCCAGATCCTCGTTTGGGCCGTCGGCCAGCATGCGGCAATATGTCGCGCCCTCGCCCTGCGGTAGCTGGATGGGCGGGTCTACTTCCTTGCCGGTAACAAACCCCCAGAGCCAGAGGAATATTTCGTCCAGCTGCGAGATGACCGGCCCCTCCAGCCTGAAGAGCATGTCCTTCTGCCGGTCCGGGTGGTCTGATTCATAAAGATGCCTGGCGGATATGTTCATGCCGCCGGTGAAGCCCACCTTCTTGTCCACTATGAGGTTCTTGTGGTGGCAGCGCAGGTTTATGTTCACCGACGGCGGGATCAGGCTGGGCCTGAGGAAGCGCCGGCAGTTCACGCCGCGCTCCTTGAGCAGGGAGTAGGCGCTTTTTCCAAAGGGCTTGAATCCGCCCACGCCGTCGATGACCACGCGAACGTCGCAGCCTCGATCGTGGGCGCGGGTCAGGGCGTCGATGAAGCGCATGCCCACCTCGTCGGGATCGAAGATGTAGACGCCGAGGTGCACGGTCTTCTGGGCGTTGTCGATGGCCTCCAGCATGGCGGGGTAGGCCTGCTCGCCGTTGTGCAGGGGGGTGATTCTGTTGCCCTTGGAGAGCGGTCGGCCGGAGAGGGCGTAGGCCAGCCACGCCTGCGGTACCAGCGCTTCCGGCATGTCCATGGGGATCTGCGCTTTCTCCATGTCGCAGCTGTGCTCGTCGCGCAGGGAGCAGCCCTCGCTCAGGGAGAAGGGCATCTTCTCCAGCAGCTTCTGGCCGCGGCTCTTGACGCGGTTGATGCCGAAAAAGAAGTAGATGAGCGGGCCGAGGAACGGCGAGAGCATGATGACCGCGATCCATCCCCAGGACGAACGGGGGTCGCGCTTGTAGAGCAGGGCGTGGGCTGCTGCCCAGAGCGAGATCGCCGGGAAGAGCAGCAGGAGTATCCAGTGGTACAGGTGCATGGCGTGTCCGTGGGTGTGAAGGGGCGGTGGAGCCCAAAGCTACCCCAAAGAGTGCCGTTTTTCCACTGGTAGAAGCCGGCGGGAGCCAGGAAAGGCGGGCAGGCCGGCGAAATTGTCACGTATCTGCGAACCGACAGGGCGGCCATGCCAGGGCGTTGCGCCGGGCCAGGTCGTTCCTCACGGCTCGCGCGATACGAGGTCCTTCAGCAGGCTCAGCCCGCGCTCGAACTCGTCGCGGTCCGTCGCACCGGTGAGTGAGAGCCGCGCGCAACGCGGGGCCGGCGCTTCGCCCACGGCGAACTTCCCGGCGCCGAAGATGTTGATGCCGGCCTGCCTGGCCGCGCTCTCCAAGGCCTGGCCGGTCCAGGAGCCGGGCAGCTCCCACCAGACATAGGGGCTCGTTTCCTGCCGGGCCATGCGCTGGCCGTGCAGAATATCCCGCACCATGGCGTGGCGCTCCTGCAGACTCTGCCGCCGGCGCTCCATGATCTGCTCCGGCTTCCCGTTCATCACCCATTCCGAGACGATCTCCGCGTTCAGGGTCGGGGTCATCCAGACGCTGTTCAGGATGCCCCGGGCCATGTCGTCGCGAAGCTCCCGGCCGGCCACGGCGTAGGCCACGCGGAGCCCGCCGCCCATGATCTTGGACGTTCCGGCGATGAAGATGCTGCGTTCCGGCGCCATGGAGGACACCGGCGAGGAGCGATCGGTCGCGTACAGGGAGTAGGCGTCGTCCTCCACGATGCGCAGGCCGTGGCGCGCGGCCGTCTCGGCAATGGCGGCCCGGCGCTTTGCGCCCATGCACGCCGTGGTGGGGTTGTGCATGTGCGGCATGAGGTAGAGGCCGCGGATGCCCAGGCGACGGCAGGCCGCGTCCAAAGCCTCGGGCAGCATGCCCTGTTCGTCCATGGCCACGGAGCAGAGGCGGAAGCCGAGCATGGCGGACAGGGACTTGAGACCCGGGTAGGTCAGGGCGCAGGCGGCCACGCGGTCCCCGGGGTTGAAGAGGCTCATGAAGCAGCAGGTCAGGGCGTGCTGGGATCCGGCGCAGACGAGTACGTCCTCGGCCTTGGCGGGCATGCCGTACACTCCAGCCAGGACGGCCCCGGCCTCCCTGTGCTTCGGCAGCCCGCGCGGATCAGTGTAGCGCAGAAAGGCGTCGGGATCGCGCCGCCTGGCGAGTCTTCGCAATGCCTCGCCCAGGTCCGGGTCCTGCCGGGCAATGGGCGTGACCAGCCCCATCTCGATAAGGCCGGGGGAGTGGGGCTCGAAAGAGACCATGCTGGAGGGCGTGGCCGCATCGGCCGCGATGAAGGTGCCGCGGCCCACGGTGCCGGAGACGAGGCCGCGGCGCTCCGCCTCGGCGTATCCGCGCGTGATGGTGGTGACGTTGACGCCCAGGCCGTCAGCCAGGTCGCGATGCGTGGGCAACCGCACGCCGGGCTGCAGGGTTCCGGCGAATACGTCCCGCTCGATGGCGTCGGCAAGGGCCTGGTACATGGGGCCTTCAGTGTGGTCGATCCGTGGCAGCCATTTTGTCATGCATACAATGTTTACATTGACTGTGGCACAAAGTCAAACGTATGGGTTCAATATGAACATTTGAAGCCATACAATATGGCTGCGACCAGCGTTTTGCTGCATGAAGGAGAAAGATCATGCAAGGGATGTATCTGCCGTTTGTCTTGTTTCTGTTGGCCATGACCGGAACGCCCGGGCCCGGCAACATGACCATGCTGGCCATCGGCCAGACCACCGGATTCCGGAGCGCGTTGCCGTTTCTGGCCGGAAGCGCCATGGGCTTTGCTGCGTTGAACACACTGGTGGCGTGCGGTCTGGGCGAGGTGTTCCGCATCTGGCCGCAGGCCGCCACGCTCCTTCGGGTGCTGGGCATGACCTACATCATCTACCTGGCGGTGAAGATAATCCGCATGCAGAGCGCGCCGCCGGAGGGCGCCAAGCTGTTCAGCATGTTCGAGGGCGTGCTGATACACCCCCTGAGCCCCAAAAGCTGGGCCATGTCCGTGGCCGCGTACAGCCAGTTCATGGTAGAAACGAACCCCGGACCCGAGTCGATGGTGTTCTTCGTGCTTGCCTTCATGATCTTCCAGGTCACGTTCCACAGTCTGTGGTGCGCTCTGGGCGCAGGGATATACAAGCTGCTGCGCAACAACCATGCGCGGCTGGCAGTGAACACCTGCCTGGTCGTGCTGATGCTCGGTGCCACGTTCTATGCGTTTCTCGCATAGCGGGTGCGGCTATCAGCGATGCGGCGGTACACGGCAAAGGGAGCGGTGAGGAAAAGGTTGTTGCTGCGC from Oceanidesulfovibrio marinus includes:
- a CDS encoding LysE family translocator — its product is MQGMYLPFVLFLLAMTGTPGPGNMTMLAIGQTTGFRSALPFLAGSAMGFAALNTLVACGLGEVFRIWPQAATLLRVLGMTYIIYLAVKIIRMQSAPPEGAKLFSMFEGVLIHPLSPKSWAMSVAAYSQFMVETNPGPESMVFFVLAFMIFQVTFHSLWCALGAGIYKLLRNNHARLAVNTCLVVLMLGATFYAFLA